The DNA window ACGGCCAGTGCCTTGTTGATCGTTTCGGTCAGTCCCAGGACCTTCCCGCTGCGAGCCGCCCTGATCCTTCAATGCGCTGGTCAGGCGCCCGAACAGCGTGGCAGTCGAATCCAGTTGGGTCGACGTACGCTGCGCGATCGCAAAGACCGCCGCTTCGGCTTGATTAAAGCCGGCCTGCGAGGTGGTCGCCAGCTTGATCTTGGCCGACAGATTGGCATAGCTGTCGGCCGCTCGGACCAGACGGCCGACCGCGTCGCCCACGCCCTGGAGCCCGACAAATGCGAAGAGCTGGGTCTTGGCTTGCGCCAGTTGCGTGCTGATCGACGCGACGCTGGCGCGGATGTGGTCGAACTGCCGATGGCTGCGGCTTGCGGCTCGCTCGGCTTCGGTGGCGAACCCGCGCACCTGTCGGCTGGACTGCTGAAGCGCAGCATTGAGCGTCGCCGCATTGCCCTTGAGCAACAGCGTGATTGTGGTATCGCGATTGGCCATGACTCAGGGGCGCGTCGGGTCCGCCGGTGGGTTCGGCTGCCAGCCGCACAGACGGCGGCCGGCTTCGTTATGCGCCAGGATCTGTCGAGCGGTCAGATCCGTCAGCTGATCCTGACGGGACACCCGAATCGGCCGCGTCCAGGCGCGGCCGGTCGTCACCTCCGTCACGCGACCAGTCGTCGTACAAGCGGTCAGCAGCGGAATCAGGCACAGCCACCGCCAGCGGCGCCGGGCTGCCGGACGGCAGTTGAAGAACATCGGTCTCTACCTCGGTGCGTACTTCGTAGTCGCGACGCTCGCGTTCTGCGGTCACCGCACGGCGTTCGGCGTCGGCCGCCCGCCGCTCGGTGTGTTCGCGCGCCCGACGCGTGCCCTGGATGCGCCCCCAGCCGAACGCTGCCAGGACGGCGACGAACGCGGCTAGCACCGCGGAGCCCCATGCTTGGAGTCGGGCGATCACGCGAGCTGGCCTCCGGCCTTCTGATAGACCGCCAGCAACGTCTCCAGCGGCAGTTCGCGCTGGCCGTAGCCGGCGTCCGGCAACGAGGCCCAGGTCTTGCGCGACTTGCGGATGGCCGAGCTGATCCAGCCCTTCTTGATGTCGGCCAGCGCGCCGGTCTCGCGCAGCAGTTCGATCGCGGCGCGGTCCTGCGACGCCGGACCGAAGTCCGGCAGCTTCAGCCGGAGACGCAGGCTATTCCAAGTCTTCCATAGGAACTGATAGCGCCCCGCGGCGGTGGAGTTGATCCGATACTTCGGCAGCCACACCATCTTTCGTGGATGGTCGCTATAGGACGTGAAGCGCCCGCCGCCGACCATGACGTCGTAGCCGTGGTGGTCGCTGAACCGCTCCACGCCTTCGGCATGGGCGATCATGTCCAGAAAGGCCAGGACGTTCTGGCCGCCGGCCTGCTCAGCGGAGAGTCGTGCCATCGGCCCCTCGCTGCTGAAACAGCCGGCCGATCAGGCCGAGCAGGAGGATGCCCGCGGTCACGGTGGCCGCGATCCGGTCGGGCACGTGCGTGCGCAAATCCTCGGGCAGATTCAGCCAGACACCCTGCAAAGCGATGGCGCAGGTCATCGCCTGCACGCTGACGAAACGCCAGGCTTGGCGCCAGTTGTCGATCAGTTTCATGGGAGTTCCCGAAGGGAGGTTACGAAAGCGGTGACGTCCTTGCCGCCAGCGAAGCCGGCGTTGACGTCTTCGATGCGGTCGGCGCGCAGCGCGCGTTCGCGCTGGAGCGTGACGCGGTAGAACATGGCGAGCTGGCGCGCGGTCGCGCGCTCGATCCACGGCCAGTCGTGGCCGTGGGCGATCAGGGTGGCGAGGACGCTGGGCCAGTCGCTGTCGGCGCCGCGCGGCGCAGCTCCAGCGCCGCCAGTACGCGCTGCAGAAAAAAATCGGCGTTGACCGCCCAGAACGTCAGCAACAGCAGGTCGCCGTGGGCGCCGGAGAGGGCTTGGACCCAGTCGGCCGGCTGGTCGCAGGCCTGAGCGAGCAGTGCGATGGTGGCCGCGGGGTGTTGGGCGCAGACCCGGTGCAGGCGACCCAGATCGATGCTGCTGTCGTCGGTTTGCTCGACGAGGTCGGCGACGAGCGCCGCGATGGCGTCGTGCAGCTTCAGGCTTTCGAAGAAGCCGATCTCGCGCACGGTGACGGTGCGATCGCCGAGCGGTAGCGTCCGATTCGGTTGCAACACGACCAGTTCATCGGCAGCGGGCTGGGGGCGTCGAACTTTTCGCGCCATTACACCCTCGCCAGTTCGATGCGGCCGAAGCCGCCCAGGTCCGGGTCCAGCGCGCGCGACTCATCGAACAGGGCCGCACCCGACAGCTGCAGGCTGCCCCACTCCTCTGAGATCAGCGCCAGCTGCTCGATGGGATTGAAGGTCAGGCGGTACAGCGTCACCTTGGCGCGCTGACCGGTGACGGTGTTGATTCCGTCCAGAATCAGCATCCGCTCCGGCGGCGGGGTGTTGAACAGGGCGATGTTGACCGTCTCGCCGTGCTTGTAACTGGCCTTGAACGGCTGGGTCAGGCCGTCGACCTTGCGCAAGCCGATCACACCGCCGGACGCCGACTCCGTCCACCAATTCGCCGCTGGCACCGTGACCGGCGGATTGGCGCTGTCAGTGATCGCGACGTCGCTCACCCAGCCTCGGTCCAGCGCGACCAGGTCGTTGGCTTTTAGGCCTGGCGGCAGCAGTTCGTTGTTGACCGATCCCGCCGGCAGGGTCGCCGGAATCGAGTACAGGCCCTCGGCCAGGTTTTCCGGGGTCGCCTCGTCCAGGGTCAGGTTGACGTTGGCGGTCTTCGACTGGACGAGGCGGCCGTACAGCAGGCGATTGCCGCTGAACGATTCGAACTTGTCCGAGTTTTGGACTTCCAGCGCGAGTTCCAGCTGGGGCGCGTTGCCGACCCAGCGCAGCGGACCGGGCTTGCCGGTGGACTGGCGCTGGGCGAGGTAGACCTTGCCCTGGAACGAAAAAAGGTTCGGCGCGGCCATCGGGTCGCGTGCTCCTATAGATTAGGTGTGGGGCCGCCGATGGGCGGCCGAGACTCAGCGGCGCAGCGAGCGCAGCAGTTGCCGATCCAGATCGGCGGTGATGACGTCGAGACCGGCTTGGGCCATGCGCGCAGGGCGGTCGCCCTTGCGCAGCATCTGGGCCAGCGACGGGCCGAACAGCGGTTCGATCGGGTAACGCGGCACCCGCCGCGACCCGCCGCTGCCGATCAGGGGCTCGCGCTCCCAGGCCTTGTCGATGCCCTGACCGCGCCGCGCACGGACGAAGCCGTGGGGTTCGTGGCCTGGCCGGTTGCGGAAGATTCGGTACCGAAGACCGGACGGTGTCCCGCGCCCGGCGAAGTTCAGCAGACCGATGCCGTGCACCCGGCCCACCAGCGCAATGCCGTCCCGGGTGATGCGCACGCTCAGCCCGTCGCGTATCCGGGTCGCCGACAGCGCGTATTCGGTCTGGATGTCGCGGCGCGCCAGGACCGGCCAGCGGCGCCGGAGCGTACCGAGCGCGCGGCGCTGGGCGACCAGCACCTTGCCCGGCAGATCGCTGAGGCGCTGGGCGGCCTCCAGGGCGCCATCGGCGTCGATGGAAATCCGCATCAGCGCCGGTACCGCACGGTCAGGGTGACCTGCACGGCCACCACCGCCAGCCCTTCGGGCCGGTCGAGGAACACGATGTCCTCGACCTGCAACGGCAGGGCCTGGGGCAGCGGAATCCAGGCGTCGAGCGCGTCCTCGACGTCGGCGGCGATGGCATGGGCCCGGGCATGGGCGTCGTTGAGATGGGCCGGCAAGGTCGCTTCGACGATGGCCTGGAGCAGCCGATGCTGGCCATGTGGTTTCTGGGTGTCGCGGTGCACGCCCAGCGCGGCCAGGGTGAGTCCCGGTACGTCGGGTTCGGCATGTTGGGCCGGCTCCAGAGCCACAGCGGTGCCGATGTCGGTCCGATAGCCGCCATCGGTGCGGATATCGGCCAGGCGCGCAGCGATCCGCTCCAGCAGCACCCAGGTCGGCGTCGGCTCAGCCATGCAGGACGGCCTCATTGACCCGACCGTCGTCCCGGACAAGGGCCTCGACGGATTGGGTCCGGCCGTCCAGGCTCACTTCGTCGCCGCGGCGAAACACCCACTCGGCATTGCGAGCCAGCACGTGGCGGG is part of the Lysobacter firmicutimachus genome and encodes:
- a CDS encoding glycoside hydrolase family 104 protein; the encoded protein is MARLSAEQAGGQNVLAFLDMIAHAEGVERFSDHHGYDVMVGGGRFTSYSDHPRKMVWLPKYRINSTAAGRYQFLWKTWNSLRLRLKLPDFGPASQDRAAIELLRETGALADIKKGWISSAIRKSRKTWASLPDAGYGQRELPLETLLAVYQKAGGQLA
- a CDS encoding DUF6631 family protein — translated: MARKVRRPQPAADELVVLQPNRTLPLGDRTVTVREIGFFESLKLHDAIAALVADLVEQTDDSSIDLGRLHRVCAQHPAATIALLAQACDQPADWVQALSGAHGDLLLLTFWAVNADFFLQRVLAALELRRAAPTATGPASSPP
- a CDS encoding tape measure protein — its product is MANRDTTITLLLKGNAATLNAALQQSSRQVRGFATEAERAASRSHRQFDHIRASVASISTQLAQAKTQLFAFVGLQGVGDAVGRLVRAADSYANLSAKIKLATTSQAGFNQAEAAVFAIAQRTSTQLDSTATLFGRLTSALKDQGGSQREGPGTDRNDQQGTGR